In Heliangelus exortis chromosome 3, bHelExo1.hap1, whole genome shotgun sequence, the genomic stretch cagcacctgcctggggctgctccttcccttctttctgcttctttttcccagcacaggcagacaGGTAGTGATGGTGGGCATCCTCTGGGGCTGGTCCCAGGGGGACACCGGGCTCCCCTGTGGGAGCATGTGTTCTAAAGGGCCAGGCATGGGTCACTGGCAGCTGCCCCACCTGGGGCGCTCCATCCTGCTCTGACCCCACTCCCTGTTCCCCAGGGCGAGGCAGAAAAGCGGAAGCCTGGAGCACTGCAACCACAGGAAGATCCAGGAGTGGAAGTCCCTGCAGTGGTGAGTCCAGGCTATGGGATGTGGAGTGGggccagagctgcttctgtccTCACCTTGCTTTCTGGGGTTCCAGGCATGCCCACCAGCCTGGGAGTAGGGCTTGGGGGATGGGTAGATTGGGCTGAAGGAACATTAGGGGAGGAACATTAGGGTTTGCAAGACATGCAGCCCAGCTCCCTTGAGGCTGTGCAGCCTGGGCTCTCCAGCAGGACCACAAGACCTATCCTGGATGGtggggcacccatgggtgcaaggagcagggcaggaagaGCAGTGTGTGTGAAGTGACTGTGTGTGGCCCTCAGGAGCTGGCTGCAGAAGAGCCTTGTTCACGGCTGGCCCCCACAGAAGCTGCCACGAGGGAGGGCAGTGTGGACAAGCTTGcccagctgagccctgggaCCAAATCCGAGCTCCCCAGTGCTGTGTCCCCCAGGTAGGGCAGCTCTGTACCCCTTTCCTTGGGCTGAGAGGGCTCATGTTGGCTCTCTAGTGTGAGCGGGGGTTGGTGGAAGTGGGATTTCCTCAACAGTGttgcctcttctgcttctgaCTCACAGCAAGGCAGAGAACAAGCAGTTGTGGCGTCCTCGCAGCACCTCTGTGAAGGACCGGCAGAGCTCAAAGGGACAGGGTGGCCGTGCCAGCAGCCTGGACAGTGAGAGCTCTCCAGACTCATGGCACAGCACTCAGGTGAGGTCCTGGAAGCTATCTCACCTGGAGGCTTCTCACTAAGTTGCCCTGTCAGGCCTTCAGCCATGGGCAGAGTGGCCACCATCTGGGGCTAACTTTTCTGGTGATCCTGCCATAGGTGCCTCGAAAGTCTGTTTATGATCAGCTGAACCAGATCCTGATCTCAGATGAGCAGCTTCCTGAGAGCATTGTGCTGGTGAATGTCGCTGAGTGGCAAGGGCAGGTGAGTAGGTGTGATGGGAACTGGATGCAGGGAGCGAGATGGAAGCAGAGTCCCAGGGGATGCTCCCAACCATGGCAGGGTGTCCTAGGGGAACTGGCACCAGTTATGCCCTCCTCTCTCCCATTGTGGCCCTTCCTGCAGGTACATAGTGCATTTGAACAGTGCTGAGCTACACACAAGATTCTGGTGTATCTCTTGTCACGTGCCCCACTCCAGCATTCCTGGATCCTCAGATTTCACAACGCCCTGAGCAGTCACAGATAGGCTCATTAATGAACTGTGTCTTGTACCCTCACTGCTTGGTCCTGGCTCCCAGTGACCACATGGGTCAGAGCTTCAGTGGATGTCCTGGTGGAGATGCCAGACTTCCTCTGCACcaggccctggggagcagcagaggtgctgtTTCTCACTccaagagaagggaaaagcttAGACCAGTGCTCCCAGAGAGCATTAACTGCAACATCAGAGATGGGACCTTTGGGCAGGAAGGAATGTGAAGCCTTCCTGTCTCGTACTCACCACCTTGGTGTCCATTTGAGGATGGGCACAGCCCCTAACAAGCACCTGCCTCCCACATGTGTGGAAGAGTTGACTGCTGCTGGTGAGCAGGGCcacatgtgtgtgtgcaaaCATGCAAACAGCATTTATATAAAACACTGGTGGAGGCCCTTTGGGGATCCTGTACCTGACATCCAGAAACAGTACTAGGGAATCAAGACAGGGTCTGTGGTAGAAGAAAGCGTTTCTGAGTGAGAAAGTGGAGTCATGCATCCTTGGCATGTTCCTGCTCTAGCTCTTGTCCTGATGGGGCAAAAGGAGCAACACCCATTCCCAGACCATGTCATGGCATCCTCTAAGCCCCGTAGTCACAACAGTGGACTATTTTACCACTGTTTCGTTGTCCACAGATGCAAGAAGAGGCACAGAAGGATTCTGGAGTGTCACGGTGGGAGGGAGCAAGCAGAAGGGGACTCAGCCTAGATCTGGGCCCTGCTGTGGGATGGCAGGATTCAAATCACAGGGTCCCTGGACCAAACCTTCTATCTGAAGGAACATAGCCTGGTTCTTGGGACAGTTTTGCCCTTGCCATTGCAGGGTGGTGACTGCTTTGCTCAAAGGCGAGTGCATGGGGCTGGTGGGCAAGCCAGCTCGGGCTTACAGCCCGGGGGGACCTGATGGTTTCAGCCCCTCTGCACAGCATTGGTGGGGACAAGGGCTCCAGCTCTTCCTCAGGGTGGACAGGGGACAAGGTAGGTGTGGGCTGGTGCtggccagcacagccacagcgCCCCAGGGTGCCTTAACCTGAGCTCTCTGCATTGGCAGTACGTGAGTGAGCAGCTCCAGGCGCACAAGCAGTTGGTCGTATCCACCTGCTCCGTGGCAGACATCCAGGCAGCCTTCAACACCACCGTCTCCCGCATCCAGCGATAGTGAGTACAGCTCTCGGGTTCAGCCGGGTGGTTCCAgcagagaagggctgggaagggccCTGGCTCCTTCAGGACTTGTTAGGATCTTTTGGGCTTGTTGACACAATTCTAGGAGCAGGTGCAGGCCCTGGGGAAAGTGGGGGATGCTGGTGCTGGTTTTGCTCATGGCAGTGCTCAGCAAGCCTGAGGTTGTCAGCTGTAGGTATCTGGGGCTGGGTTGGCTGGCCTGGCAGGGCACATCCCCCGCTGCCCGACCCACCTGCTGAGCCACAAGTCCCTCacagtctccttttctctccctttggCAGCTGTAACTGTAACTCCCACATGCCTCCCCCAGTGAAGGTGGTGGTGGCGGGAGACCAGAGCTACCTGAGCGTTGTTCTCCGTTTTTTTGTGGAGCAGCTGGCCAGCAAGACACCTGACTGGCTTAACTACCTTCGCTTCCTGCTGGTGCCGCTGGGTGAGAACCACCATGAGCCCAGCTCCGGGGTTGTCCCTTCCCACCACCCTGGGTTTCCCTGCCTGGAGCCAACATCACCTTTCTCACCCACAGGCTCTCACCCTCTCGCCAAGTACCTGGCCTCAGTGGACAACAAATACAGCACTCTCTTCCTGGACACAGCATGGCGGGAGCTcttcagcagggctgagccACCCATGGCAGGTGAGGAGCGGAGCAGGCCAGGGACAGCAGTGCCCAAAGGGTAGCCCAGTGGCCACCAAAGCTCTCACTGCTCTTTGTGCCCGCAGACACTGTGGACATTGCAGGCCGCGTGGCCCAGTTCATCGCTGGAGCCAGCCTCTCTCACCAGCTCCCCATCTCTGAGGCCATGCTGACGTACAAGCAGAAGAGGTGAGCGTTACCCCGGCGTGGCTGTTCTGCTTTGTGTGGCTGTGCTTAGGACAGGGCTCTGTGAGATGGGGGGACAAGTGAGTGAGGCCCCAGGCTCTACCCTGCCAGCGAGCAGCACAGTGCTGAGGGGAGCTGTGGTTGCACCGTGAGGGGCCCTCAGCACcatcccctgccacccccctAGTGCGCTCGGCCCCTCCAGCAACTGTGGGTGTGATGGCCCCAGTGGTGGACGGGCAgacagggctgagctgggctgggggccaCAAGCCGGCATGGTGCTGCCTGGGGGTGGAAGCTCGTGTTCCAGCTGCACTCTCACTTCTCCCTTCTCTTGGTTTCTGGCACCCAAGGAAGAGAAGTctctattttgatttttatatcAGGTATTGGCTTGTGCTTGCTGTGCCGCTGCCTggccccctcccttccccccatGTGCGTCCATCCCTCTTGCCGTGCAGAGGAGCCATGACCCCAAAGTGGGGCAGAGTTGCCCTCCCGCATGCAAGCCCTCTCCCAGCACTGGAGGGGTCAGTTCCTTGCCTCCTTGTGTAGTGTTCCCTGTGCTGCCATGTTGGGGACAGGGGGTCCCAtgggagggagggcagaggagaCAGGCACGCTGGCTGTGAGCCAGCATTGACCTCTGCCAGTGTTGAAGGTCCATGTGCCACAGGGCTGGCCACACGGCTCTCAGTGCTCAGCACACCCAGACCCTGACCTGCCTCTCTTCCTTGTGCAGCCCTGATGAGGACTCCTGCCAGAAGTTTGTACCTTTTGTGGGGGTGAGTGTGTTGAGGGGCCACtgttggggctggggaggagaggggcatGCCAGCCATCATCTGACTTGTCTGTCCTTGCAGGTGGTGAAGGTGGGCCTAGTGGAGCAGTCCTTCAGCGCCTCTGGTGAGTCCCTGGGGGTCCACAGTCCCTGGCTCCCTTCTCCACTGTGTGGAGACTCTTTTTGGTGCCCCCAAGCACCCTCTAACCCACACTCTTCCTCCCCAGTGGATTCAGATGATGCCACAGTCTGCACCCCCTccctgctgagctcagcaccagctgccaGTGGAGCAGCTCCCTACGGCAAGGAGACTGTGAGcaccccaccaccctccccatCTGTCAGCAGTGGCCTCTCAGGTGCTGGGTAAGGAAGCTCTTCTCAGTCCAaggcagtgggtgctggggtgggagggttTGAGGTGCTCACTGGCCAGGCTGCTGCATCCTGGGGTCATTGGGCCAGTGTGCTCCCAGGGCAGGCTGCAGCTGgtcagagggagaggagggagaacaGCATCTGTGTACTGCATGGTGCTGCCCATCTTGCCCAGGTCTCTGAGCCCCGGTGTGGAGGTGATGGGCCTGCAAGTGGACTACTGGACAACACAAGGGCTGGACAGGAAGAAGGAGGGTGAGAAGCGAGAGATAGGCATCAAGAACACGCTCAAGAGCAACTTCCGCTCGCTGCAGGTCAGCCGCATCCCCAGCACCGGGGAGCTGGTGCCTCCTAGCACCATGGCCATGACTGTGGTCACcaaggagaaaaacaagaaaggtaaCCAAGCCCACCCTCGGGTGCTCACCGGCCATGGAGCCATAGTCCATTGCAAAAAAGGCTTGGGGGGGAGCCCTGAGGAGGGCAGGGCTGAGACTGGTCCAGCAGGGGGCCAGTCAATGCAGCCAGCCCTGTGGAGAGGGCTCCTACCCAGGACCAGGTGGGGACTTCCTAACATTGGTTCTGTCTATACTTGGCCCCCAGTGATGTTCTTGAGCAAGAAACCAAAAGAGAAAGACCTGGAGCCCAAAAGCCAAGTCATTGAAGGGATCACACGCCTCATCTGCACAGCCAAGCACCAGAACACCATGTTGCGAGGTGAGGGGAGATAACAAGCTCCATGGGGGAAGGAGGTGCCAGACcaagcagcccaggctgcctgtAACAGTGCTGCACCTCACTGCACCTTCTCCTCTCAGTCTCCATAGATGGGGTGGAGTGGAACGATGTGAAGTTTTTCCAGCTGGCAGCACAATGGCCAACGCATGTCAAGTACCTCCCTGTGGGCATCTTTGGCTACTCGAAGAATGTGTGAGAGgcagcccagggatggagctgcgGAGGGTGGCAGGAGACATGGAGATGGAGACACACTCTTGTCCCCTCTCTTCTGCggcccagcccctgcctgctctgcagagggagaTACCACACCCGCACTGCTCCCTGTGGGCCAAGACCCAGAAGGTGAGGCCAGTGAGACTGGGTCCATGCACCCTCAAACACCAGCCAGGGCACCATGCCATCTGCCTCCCATGAACCCCAACAGCAGCCTGGGACAAGGGTTGGCACCAGCCAGCAGGGACCCAGAAAGGGCTCTGGGCCCCTCTTCTCCCTGGATGCCCCTAACAGTCTTGCTCCCCAGCCAGCCGGggccccagctgggctgggccCAGGCAGGTTCCCCAGCACTGGAGCCAGCAGGATTGCTCATGGTGGGGggcaggtgctgagcaggggccCACCAACTCTACACCATCCCtcaccagccctgctgccagcctcaGGCTGCTGTGCCTGGCCCTGCCCGGTGGAGCTGAGTCTCAGCAGCtttcccagcctgctgcagccctgctgcccagGCTGGCATAGCGCTGATGAGGCTGTCTCCAGCCTGCTGGGGGTCACCCTCATCTCCCCATACCTTCCCAACCAGCCCTGCCCCATGGTGCTGCCAGCTGGAGGTGTGGCATGGGGGcacctggttttttttttttacaagattctattttttttaaatttattgtaCGGTTACTTTTCGggattaattttaataaattaatgctGGTACCATTATGGCAGGGAGATTTATGCATTTCCCTCCATGCCTGAAGGCATGACCCAGCACAGCTAGGGGGAGGGGAACAGCTACTGCCACCATGCCAGCAGGCACAGCGGGAAGGGCTGTGCGGGGACAGCAACCAGGCGTATGACTGGACCATGCTCCCAGCTGTGTGTCAGCCGAGCCCACCAACAGACTACAAACTGTGactcatttatttaaaacaaaacttacAACTAGTCAGGAAAGACAGACTGGCCCCAGCCTGTGGCCTCCTGGCATAGAGAGGTCCTTGTGGACCTACCTGAAAGTGGAAAAAGTCTGTCTCCTTTCAGCAGAGGCCAGGCTTGCTGCTGTCTTGATCTCTACAGTCTGGAAGGCAACCTGGGGCTGGACCTGAGAGGCAGAGGGTGCTGTGGGTTCAGCAGAGATGTATTCCAAGACATGAGGCCTCTCCTCCTGGCGCCGGAGATAGCCCTGGTTTAGCAGGTGCAGGATACAGGACAGCACATCCACACTGTGGCAGCAGAAACTCTGGAACTGCAGCCCTGGCCCTGAATCACCCTTCTGACAGGCATCAATCACCTACAGCAGCAAGGGAGACCCAGGTTGCCGTGCAGCACAACGTTCAGGTTGtccctcctcagcccctcaAACTCTACATACCCTGAACACCAGGTTATCGATGTGGAGCTGCTTCTCCACCTTGAGGATGCGTGTGATGAGGCAGCAGAGGatgttcctcttcctttccaggGCACTGACCTCAGCCCTCTCTGCCCGAAGGTAcctctgctggggcagcagcctCAGATGGCTGCCAGAGGCTTGGGCCAGGGCTGCCTGGTTCAGCCGCAGCACACCTGGAGCTAGCACCCAGCCCAGGGTCAGTCAAACTGGGCTCTGAAGGACCCCAGGACGCGTGTGGCTGTTGGACCCAAGCCTGAGCCTCCCATTGCTGCCTTCACAGCTGTCAGCTCCACCCCTGTCCCCAAGCAACAGCCACAAGGACGACCCCTGGCCCCATCCCCAATGCCACCCACAGACCTGAGCACCCCTGCTGACCCACACACCATGCACAGCCCCAAGCTTCAGCCCAACAcaccaaccccaaccccacacACGACCTCAGGCGCCAGTGTGACACACTGACCTGCAACCTGAGCACCAACAGATTGGCCCCAGCCCACTCACTTCCCCTATGAGCTCAggcacccccaccccagcacccacttGGGGCCCAGACCAGCACCTCCCCAAGCATGCCCCAGCCCCACACTCACCTCCTGGCATGCAGCTCTGTACCAGGACGCCTTCGCTGTAGGTCAGCGGTGTCAGGGCATGGTGCACCAGGTCAGCAGGGAGCCCTGTAGCCTGCAGCAAGGCCTCCACAGACACCTCCTGCAGGAGGGTGTGAGAGGGGAATGGCCAGCCAAGACCCACCAGACACATGCCCAGACAGACAAACCAGGTCCTGTGCCCCAACCACTGCTGCAGGCCCCACCAAAACGGAGGACATGGCCCTGCTACCTTCCAGCACAGGACGCTgcctccctcacccccccacAGCCCTAGCACCCACCTCAGCACTGTTGAAGCACAGCAAGATGTACATCTGCAGTGTAGACACGTGGAGGACGCAGTCTCCAAACTGCAGTTCAGCATGGCCCAGCCACGTCCACTGCAGCTGCCGGGGCTTCCTGCACGCCCAGCCCAGCTGGCTCTGACCTGCCAGGGAGATCATCAGTGCaagggctggggacacccccaGCAGACCCCCACGTGCCTGCCACTGCTGTCTGAGCTGCTGGGCGGGGGCCTGGGCCCCTCCCTACACGACCCCTCCCTACACGACCCctccctacacacacacacacactggtgCGATACTCACTGCGCCTGCAGAAGTCAGAAAACTCATCCAGGGGGGagctcagggctgctgggaaGAACCTCCCAGGTTCATCCATGTAGCAGAACGGGGAAATGGGCCAGCAGCGTGGTGACAGGGCCAGCACCTTCACCTCTGGTACACCCACTGCTGAGGCCATACCTGGTGCCTGGACATGTGGACACGAAGGCACCTCAGGACAGGCCCCAGGATCCCTGTCAGGAATGGAGATGgccccccagcctccccactCCACCAGCACACTCACCTCTTCCAGGCCCGTGTCCAGCTCAAGCAGCCTcttgtcctgctcctgcagctggaagaggcaaaactgctgctgcagctcctccgACTCAGCCAGGTTGTTCAGCATCTCTTGGGGGAAGCGGCTGGGAAAGCACAGCCCAATCTGCTCCACGACAGCTCCTTCCAGCCAAGATGGCCCTTGTGCCAGGAGACGGTCCCCCAGGTAGTGCCTGCCACAGCCACCAGCGCCAGGTCAGGGACCGGTCTGAGCCCTGGGACCATCAGCCATCTGCCAGGAGACAGAGATGGCCTGGCCCTGGCCTCACCCCAAGGTGCATGAGCCCAGCAGCATCCATCTCCCCACCCTGCCACCAACAGTAAATGTGCCtctgcaggctggcagcacccaAGGGCcctcacagcctttccctccaCACCAAGAGCCAggaggagcaaagcaggagcaaACCACTGCCATGCCATGTCAGTCCAGGCTCAGCCACAGCCTGTGACTCCCCACCCCACCAGGACCTCTGGTCCCGCACAGACACAGCACCCCTCACCTGTAGAAGTGCTCGAAGGTGTGGGCGAGCTCCAGGCCACTGAAGATGACAAAGGGCTCCAGgatctgctgcagctgctgcagcgGCTCTGCGCTGCCCACAGCCCcatggagctcctggatctGCCCGTCCAGGTAGCGGGCAAACTGCTCACTGACCTGCAAAGGGACAGGGCTGGCTGCCAGGGGGCTCACCAGGTGGATGCGGGGATGGGCAACCATCCCCAGGGGAGCAGCTAGGAAGACCTGAGACTTTCGGGCAAGGGCTGAGGCACCAGCCCAAGACAGAAGCAAACTGGGGCCAGGGCTGTGCAGTGACAAGCGCTGAGCACCTGCAGCTGGGCACCatccagggctgctgcagggcaaGGGCTCTGTGGGGGCCAGGACAGTGCCCACTCAGAGCTCGCTGAAGGCCCTAGGGGGCCAAGGCAAGCTGCCCAGCCATGGGAGCCCCTGCACGGACGGTGCCATGCTCCTGGACTCACATGCAggctggtgaggaaggagagctgcagcaaagcccCCGCAAAGCCCTGTCCCAGGGCCAGCAGGAAGGCAGCCTGCTGCCCAAAGAGCTCCTCCGTGGCACTGCGCAGGTGCCGGTACAGCGCGCAGTACTGCTCCACAAGGTCCGGTGCCTGCCCCGCCGCCTCCAGGAACCGCTGCACCTGCAGGACGCAGCAGGACAGGGGTGAGCCCCATGGCGAGAGGTGCCTGTGGCTCCTGGCAGTGTCCACAGCCTCACCCTGCCCACACCAACTGCCCAGGTCCCACCCAGGGGACAACCAGAGGCCCCGGCGCTGCTGCCGGCTACCGGGAGCTTGCAGCCGGGTGGGAACGCAGCCCCGAGAGCCGGGCAAGGGTAGAACAGAAGTTCAGCAGCCACCCCGCAGGAAACAAGCAGCCTGACACTGGACCTGTCTCCAGACTGCTGCACCAGCCTGGGTGCAGGGCCAGGATGACCTCTGAGTCCTCACAGGGTGGCAGGTGCAGCAGGGCTGCCCACACATCCCATGGGCCCCATGAGACCAGGTGCAAACCCAAACCCTCACCATGCTCCCAGGGCACAGCCAGGCCCTACCTCCTCTACACCCACCCAGAGTGGAGTCCCACACACCCTCTCTAGCCCTGTGGTTGGCCCTCAAACTCTTACCTGCTGCTGCACCACGCCACGCCAGCACTGCGAGATGCTCCACAGGCTGCTCGACTTCTCCGCCACCGACTTGGCAGCCCTGGTCAgcaccttcccctccttcccacctGCCAAGGGACAAGCCCAGGCTCAGAATGGCTCCAGGGGCAGGCTCTGCACCCTGACCGCCAGCAgcctctccctccctggaggGCACAGGGCAGAGGAGATACTGGGGAGATATAGCCACTGGGAGAGCGTGGCCATGAGCCTTCCTCAGTTCAGGAGCCTCCTGTGCCATGGAGCCCCCTCCTGTGCTCCCCACAGTCACAGCCTgagccaccatccctgcagccccgCAGGAAGGCAGCCCCTCACTCACCAgctgctcccacctcctccGGCTCTGGGCCACCAGGGTCCACATGCACCAGGAGCTGGGTCAGGTGCCGCACATGAGAACCAAAGGCAGTACCATGGCTGGTGACACGGTGGGGtgtctccttgctctccagatACTCGCTCAGCAGCCAGGCCAGGGGACTGATGCCATGGGGGTCTGTGAGGACAAAAACACTCAGAATGGAATATCTCAGCCACACAGAACAGCTGGGCTCAGGAGGGTGCAGGGTACCTGGGCTGGTGATGCTCTGCACCAAGGGGTTCACCAGGGCCTCCCAGCAGGTCCTGCCCAAGGCCTGGGCCACCTCATCGTCAGGAAGAAAGCGGTCAGCAAAGTCCTGCTCGTGCCGCAGTGCCTGGTTCAGCCTGAAACAGGGACCACGGAGCAcatggtgctgctgggcacCCACCTGTGGCCAGGAGGGTTCCCCCAGGGAAGCAGATCCTGGCAGTcactccctgcccttccccttgCCAGACACaagagctcagcagctccactTGCCCCCTGCAGCCAGGGCCCCTCGCTCCCCCCCAGGCCCTGCCTGTACTGGGCCTTGGGCCCACCACTGTCCATGCCAAACCAGGCACCTCTCTGGTAGGTGAGCTGTGCCACTGTGCCCAGCTTAAACCTGAGGAACACCAAGGTGGCCCCAGCCCTCTGAGACAGCTGGTGAAGAGGAGTGAAGACCACTCCCTGCCCAAGTGGGACACCTGGCTGCTCCTTTCCTGGCCCTGCAGTCCTCTCACAGGCTGCCAGCACCATCCACCCAGGCTCTGGTACACCAGGGCCACAATGGTGCAGCCAAGAGACCACTCACCTCCCAAAGAGCTGCAGCAGTTGCCTGCGGTCCCGGCAGATCTCCTGGCACCAGGCATGAGCCCGAGCAGTGCAGGAGAGGAATGTCCgccagcacagctgctccttGAAGATGGGCCAGAACGTGGGCTTGGGACCCAGCACCTCGATGCCACGCACACGTGTGTCAACGCCACCCTGGGGGACAGAGAGACCCTCAGCTCCTCAAGCATGGCCCTGACACCCCACACTGccagctccccagcctggccctggctgCCCTACCTGCTGGCACCGCTTCACCCGGATCTGGATGACACGCCAGAAGCGGGTCATGTTCTCCAGCAGGATCACTCTGCTGTCTGAGGGCAGGATGGTCACCTGCAGGCACACAGTGAGCCCTCAGCACACCAAGCAGCAAGCGACAGCCACCCTCAACACTCCCCTGGCCACCCCCACTGATGCTCtgccctctctccctccctacAGCCCTTGCACCGCCACCCTACCAGGGCCCCGCTTTGGGCTCACAGCCCCAGGGCTTTGGCACCACAGCAAGGACCAACCCATCACTCCTGGGGGGCCTGAGCAGCCCGTGCCAGACTCACCGCGTTGAGCTCAGTTCTGATGGTGGCAAGGCTGtctccccccagcaccacaaCACGAGCTGGCATATAGCTGGAGTCCTCGCTGGCCACCAGCATGCTcatctccctgcagcacagcaaacatGGTGCTGCCCAGCAGTCCACACCTCCCTGCCCTgacccctgccagccccacatCCAGCAACCTCCAGGACCAGTGGGGCAGGGCTCATGCAGATGcccaaagccctctgcaccctgcaCAGCCACTGGCCCTCCTGGCCCCatgccccccagccctcctggccCAGCCCCACCTGACCACCACACCACACTGCATGTGGACAGTGATGAAATGGGAGCCGGTGCTGCCATTTGACTCCCAGTAGGTTTTGGGGTTCCTGTCTGTGAGCTTGCTGGCCCGGTGGGAGTTAGAGGAGACCTGCACCTTCTCCCAACACTGGTCCTCCTTCACCTCCACGCTGGAGCCTGTGGGGAGAAGCACACAGAGCCTCCAGCCACCAAGCCAGCACGTGCCAGGCACAAGGCTCCAGCTCTCACTCCTGTGCTCACCTCGACAAAGGTTGCGCAGAAAAACGTCAAAGAAGGGGATGCTGATGGGCTGGTAGCTCCGGCGGTGCTCCTCAATCTGCCCCAGAACCAGCTATGGGATGGGGTAAGGCTCTCACTGGGGGGACCGGGTCCTCCCAACCTCACCCACCACagcaagcagagagcagaagacTGCCCCTTGGGTAGCATGGAGAAGTGGACAGCCCCAGAACCCCAGCATAGCCAGGTCTGCCCAGgcccacctggatgcagccAGCCAAGATGCTGGTCATCAACTTCTTGTAGAGACTGGCGTACTTTTCACACTCGGTcaccaggctgagcagagctggtgccagCAACGGGGTCACGCTGTGCTTTTCCAGGGCTTTGGAGAGGGCCTCGCGGGTGCCCACCTGGCACATCACCACCACGCAGTCCTTGCTGACAGTGGCCAAGCGGTGCAGGAACCCAACGACCTCCTGCACCACCTGCTGAGTGGGTAGCCATGAGCAGCCGGGCCAGCGCCAGGAACACGCCAggccccagcagcagggtgctgcCAGGCTCCATCCCCCCACCCagatgctgcagcagtgccCACCAGAGCCCggccaggctgggtgctgggcatGCCGGCCACCTGGACACAGCCACAGCCGGGACAGCTGCTCCACACCTCTCTCAGCACCACGGCCATAACgccaggctgctgcaggtggACACCTCACTCCACCAATGCCAGGACAGGTTGAGGCATGGCACAGCCAGCAAAGCCACCCCGACCTGCTGGGAGTCCCTGGGCCCCCTCACCTCCCGGTCGCTGCTGTGGGCACTCAGTGAGGACAAACAGGGCTCCACACACTCGTTCCAGGGCAGCACACCCTCCTCGTAGCCCTCCAGGTACTTGTTCAGGATCCTGAGCGATGGAGGAGGCCCACTCAGGCCAGGGCACACAGACAGCAGTGCCAGAGGCAGCCCTGTGCTTCCCTGCCCCACCAGGaagcccagcaccaccaccacggCTACCCAAGCACCTGCGACACCCCACCAGCACTTGGACATCTGCTGCTCTGTCCCCACTTGGCCACATGCCTCAGGACACCCCAATCAGCACCCACACACAGGGGGGGGGTGCACCTGCCACCAGTGAAGAAAAACAGCCCCGCCAGGACCCACATACAtgccctgtgtcccccccaccatcaccaccagcaCTTGCACACTTGCTGCAGAGGCTCCAGACCC encodes the following:
- the LOC139794430 gene encoding cullin-9-like isoform X2, which codes for MKADVRSLVQRAGRQMAETGAPESSILNTIHVLSAYAGIGSLAGAFRETGALVLLMKMLCHKEKQIRHSAGKMLRALASHDAGSWAYVLLSLSQQDGIEQHMDFDSCYTLLELFAETTSSEEHCMSFEGIHLPQVPVKLLFILVKRYLCVTSLTDKLSSGVEQGGEQEDCAVPSLLSEERSRVKQEFEFSMAMANLILELVHVMGWDHSHKPELLPQQELQPCTTRSIFQHKATSCTPAQAALTPPPKEPRIFKTRSAFPSRSSYVEYVQTHLVRGMRVRMLEDYEQVSAGDEGDFCQSNDGILPVQVYWQSLGCTYWVHWHMLEIIGPPRQDKREGQEKVSTVTHNHKIARATQPFFCKPFGGLYSLPYLGEHPSKAAEALSRTEWWELLFFVRKLEAWEQKEITSLIQQDQGEQLSEMDEEALIQLSVPVELAQKVLQMLQRRCQGSTQRDLRGSRIYTKYLLSKGAEQGGGGSTAASSEGASCRSTGSEATRAKPGKEELSAATVPPGAPTAAAKSDSELFSELLEKEGLFFPEVTEEQIRVLGSSEEVSERGSLAKIAAVVDMIQSSTSEVGLRLAGLKHILKILEEEPEPKQQVGKAQCELGPRSCGEKLVKAAVELLSTGVAEKALVVVVLRLLAVLMAKDDRRLHFATEGGVRAVLACMQHHSSSALVQQAGLVALRVLVGAVAGKPGGAGVEPSPLNHADAQMMREIFASIGSASSKGSASLLSAIPAAIVTMQRVPGGSSGVRNGLLVVNMLIDGHRGLAEQLVSCGLPRVLQSCWWDGQSTDCPHTMLALSVTNHLAEHRPPMGPEMAGGEAPLDLRDVQILLGSVGDGILPKEVVVALERHLCSEGPDPSDEAAQLLRDPRCFRLLLHSLEVVGAEKAMSLSILRILNKYLEGYEEGVLPWNECVEPCLSSLSAHSSDREVVQEVVGFLHRLATVSKDCVVVMCQVGTREALSKALEKHSVTPLLAPALLSLVTECEKYASLYKKLMTSILAGCIQLVLGQIEEHRRSYQPISIPFFDVFLRNLCRGSSVEVKEDQCWEKVQVSSNSHRASKLTDRNPKTYWESNGSTGSHFITVHMQCGVVVREMSMLVASEDSSYMPARVVVLGGDSLATIRTELNAVTILPSDSRVILLENMTRFWRVIQIRVKRCQQGGVDTRVRGIEVLGPKPTFWPIFKEQLCWRTFLSCTARAHAWCQEICRDRRQLLQLFGRLNQALRHEQDFADRFLPDDEVAQALGRTCWEALVNPLVQSITSPDPHGISPLAWLLSEYLESKETPHRVTSHGTAFGSHVRHLTQLLVHVDPGGPEPEEVGAAGGKEGKVLTRAAKSVAEKSSSLWSISQCWRGVVQQQVQRFLEAAGQAPDLVEQYCALYRHLRSATEELFGQQAAFLLALGQGFAGALLQLSFLTSLHVSEQFARYLDGQIQELHGAVGSAEPLQQLQQILEPFVIFSGLELAHTFEHFYRHYLGDRLLAQGPSWLEGAVVEQIGLCFPSRFPQEMLNNLAESEELQQQFCLFQLQEQDKRLLELDTGLEEAPGMASAVGVPEVKVLALSPRCWPISPFCYMDEPGRFFPAALSSPLDEFSDFCRRSQSQLGWACRKPRQLQWTWLGHAELQFGDCVLHVSTLQMYILLCFNSAEEVSVEALLQATGLPADLVHHALTPLTYSEGVLVQSCMPGAPGVLRLNQAALAQASGSHLRLLPQQRYLRAERAEVSALERKRNILCCLITRILKVEKQLHIDNLVFRVIDACQKGDSGPGLQFQSFCCHSVDVLSCILHLLNQGYLRRQEERPHVLEYISAEPTAPSASQVQPQVAFQTVEIKTAASLASAERRQTFSTFR